In Gallus gallus isolate bGalGal1 chromosome 8, bGalGal1.mat.broiler.GRCg7b, whole genome shotgun sequence, one DNA window encodes the following:
- the RABGGTB gene encoding geranylgeranyl transferase type-2 subunit beta isoform X4: MLQEYCMSEYLRMSGVYWGLTAMDLMGQLHRMNKEEILAFIKSCQHECGGISASIGHDPHLLYTLSAVQILILYESLHVVDVNKIVEYVQSLQKEDGSFAGDKWGEIDTRFSFCAAATLALLGKLDAIDVGKAVEFVLSCMNFDGGFGCRPGSESHAGQIYCCTGFLAITDQLHQINVDLLGWWLCERQLPSGGLNGRPEKLPDVCYSWWVLASLKMIGRLHWIDREKLRCFILACQDEETGGFADRPGDMVDPFHTLFGIAGLSLLGEEQIKAVNPVFCMPEDVLQRINVQPELVS; this comes from the exons ATGCTCCAA GAGTACTGTATGTCTGAGTATTTGAGGATGAGTGGTGTTTACTGGGGGCTGACAGCAATGGATCTCATGGGACAGCTGCACCGAatgaacaaagaagaaattctggCATTCATCAAATCGTGTCAACATGAATGTGGTGGAATAAGTGCCAGCATAGGTCACGATCCTCATCTTCTGTATACCCTGAGTGCTGTCCAG ATTCTGATCTTATATGAAAGTCTCCATGTTGTTGATGTAAATAAAATCGTTGAATATGTACAGAGCTTGCAGAAAGAAGATGGATCATTTGCTGGAGACAAATGGG GAGAAATAGATACAAGGTTCTCCTTTTGTGCTGCAGCAACTCTTGCACTTCTA GGAAAACTGGATGCTATTGACGTGGGGAAAGCAGTAGAATTTGTTTTGTCCTGTATGAACTTTGATGGAGGATTTGGCTGTAGGCCAGGTTCTGAGTCACATGCAGGACAG ATCTATTGTTGCACAGGATTTCTGGCTATTACAGACCAGTTGCATCAAATAAATGTTGACTTGCTGGGTTGGTGGCTTTGTGAACGTCAGCTACCTTCTGGAGGTCTCAATGGGCGACCGGAGAAG TTACCTGATGTATGTTATTCATGGTGGGTTCTAGCATCTCTGAAGATGATTGGTAGGTTACATTGGATTGACAGAGAGAAACTGCGCTGCTTTATTTTGGCTTGCCAGGATGAGGAGACTGGAGGATTTGCTGACAGACCAGGAGATATG GTGGATCCATTTCACACTTTGTTTGGAATTGCTGGACTATCCTTGCTGGGGGAGGAGCAAATTAAGGCTGTTAATCCTGTTTTCTGTATGCCAGAAGATGTCCTTCAAAGAATAAATGTACAGCCTGAGCTTGTGAGCTAA
- the RABGGTB gene encoding geranylgeranyl transferase type-2 subunit beta isoform X5: protein MEYCMSEYLRMSGVYWGLTAMDLMGQLHRMNKEEILAFIKSCQHECGGISASIGHDPHLLYTLSAVQILILYESLHVVDVNKIVEYVQSLQKEDGSFAGDKWGEIDTRFSFCAAATLALLGKLDAIDVGKAVEFVLSCMNFDGGFGCRPGSESHAGQIYCCTGFLAITDQLHQINVDLLGWWLCERQLPSGGLNGRPEKLPDVCYSWWVLASLKMIGRLHWIDREKLRCFILACQDEETGGFADRPGDMVDPFHTLFGIAGLSLLGEEQIKAVNPVFCMPEDVLQRINVQPELVS, encoded by the exons ATG GAGTACTGTATGTCTGAGTATTTGAGGATGAGTGGTGTTTACTGGGGGCTGACAGCAATGGATCTCATGGGACAGCTGCACCGAatgaacaaagaagaaattctggCATTCATCAAATCGTGTCAACATGAATGTGGTGGAATAAGTGCCAGCATAGGTCACGATCCTCATCTTCTGTATACCCTGAGTGCTGTCCAG ATTCTGATCTTATATGAAAGTCTCCATGTTGTTGATGTAAATAAAATCGTTGAATATGTACAGAGCTTGCAGAAAGAAGATGGATCATTTGCTGGAGACAAATGGG GAGAAATAGATACAAGGTTCTCCTTTTGTGCTGCAGCAACTCTTGCACTTCTA GGAAAACTGGATGCTATTGACGTGGGGAAAGCAGTAGAATTTGTTTTGTCCTGTATGAACTTTGATGGAGGATTTGGCTGTAGGCCAGGTTCTGAGTCACATGCAGGACAG ATCTATTGTTGCACAGGATTTCTGGCTATTACAGACCAGTTGCATCAAATAAATGTTGACTTGCTGGGTTGGTGGCTTTGTGAACGTCAGCTACCTTCTGGAGGTCTCAATGGGCGACCGGAGAAG TTACCTGATGTATGTTATTCATGGTGGGTTCTAGCATCTCTGAAGATGATTGGTAGGTTACATTGGATTGACAGAGAGAAACTGCGCTGCTTTATTTTGGCTTGCCAGGATGAGGAGACTGGAGGATTTGCTGACAGACCAGGAGATATG GTGGATCCATTTCACACTTTGTTTGGAATTGCTGGACTATCCTTGCTGGGGGAGGAGCAAATTAAGGCTGTTAATCCTGTTTTCTGTATGCCAGAAGATGTCCTTCAAAGAATAAATGTACAGCCTGAGCTTGTGAGCTAA
- the RABGGTB gene encoding geranylgeranyl transferase type-2 subunit beta isoform X3: MSEYLRMSGVYWGLTAMDLMGQLHRMNKEEILAFIKSCQHECGGISASIGHDPHLLYTLSAVQILILYESLHVVDVNKIVEYVQSLQKEDGSFAGDKWGEIDTRFSFCAAATLALLVKYIGCLFNLQGKLDAIDVGKAVEFVLSCMNFDGGFGCRPGSESHAGQIYCCTGFLAITDQLHQINVDLLGWWLCERQLPSGGLNGRPEKLPDVCYSWWVLASLKMIGRLHWIDREKLRCFILACQDEETGGFADRPGDMVDPFHTLFGIAGLSLLGEEQIKAVNPVFCMPEDVLQRINVQPELVS, encoded by the exons ATGTCTGAGTATTTGAGGATGAGTGGTGTTTACTGGGGGCTGACAGCAATGGATCTCATGGGACAGCTGCACCGAatgaacaaagaagaaattctggCATTCATCAAATCGTGTCAACATGAATGTGGTGGAATAAGTGCCAGCATAGGTCACGATCCTCATCTTCTGTATACCCTGAGTGCTGTCCAG ATTCTGATCTTATATGAAAGTCTCCATGTTGTTGATGTAAATAAAATCGTTGAATATGTACAGAGCTTGCAGAAAGAAGATGGATCATTTGCTGGAGACAAATGGG GAGAAATAGATACAAGGTTCTCCTTTTGTGCTGCAGCAACTCTTGCACTTCTA GTAAAATATATTGGTTGCCTTTTTAACTTGCAGGGAAAACTGGATGCTATTGACGTGGGGAAAGCAGTAGAATTTGTTTTGTCCTGTATGAACTTTGATGGAGGATTTGGCTGTAGGCCAGGTTCTGAGTCACATGCAGGACAG ATCTATTGTTGCACAGGATTTCTGGCTATTACAGACCAGTTGCATCAAATAAATGTTGACTTGCTGGGTTGGTGGCTTTGTGAACGTCAGCTACCTTCTGGAGGTCTCAATGGGCGACCGGAGAAG TTACCTGATGTATGTTATTCATGGTGGGTTCTAGCATCTCTGAAGATGATTGGTAGGTTACATTGGATTGACAGAGAGAAACTGCGCTGCTTTATTTTGGCTTGCCAGGATGAGGAGACTGGAGGATTTGCTGACAGACCAGGAGATATG GTGGATCCATTTCACACTTTGTTTGGAATTGCTGGACTATCCTTGCTGGGGGAGGAGCAAATTAAGGCTGTTAATCCTGTTTTCTGTATGCCAGAAGATGTCCTTCAAAGAATAAATGTACAGCCTGAGCTTGTGAGCTAA
- the RABGGTB gene encoding geranylgeranyl transferase type-2 subunit beta isoform X1: MGTPQKDVVIKPDAPSTLLSEKHADYIASYGTKKDDYEYCMSEYLRMSGVYWGLTAMDLMGQLHRMNKEEILAFIKSCQHECGGISASIGHDPHLLYTLSAVQILILYESLHVVDVNKIVEYVQSLQKEDGSFAGDKWGEIDTRFSFCAAATLALLGKLDAIDVGKAVEFVLSCMNFDGGFGCRPGSESHAGQIYCCTGFLAITDQLHQINVDLLGWWLCERQLPSGGLNGRPEKLPDVCYSWWVLASLKMIGRLHWIDREKLRCFILACQDEETGGFADRPGDMVDPFHTLFGIAGLSLLGEEQIKAVNPVFCMPEDVLQRINVQPELVS, translated from the exons ATG GGGACACCACAGAAGGACGTTGTAATAAAACCAGATGCTCCAAGTACGTTGCTTTCAGAGAAACATGCGGACTACATAGCTTCGTATGGAACAAAGAAAGACGATTAT GAGTACTGTATGTCTGAGTATTTGAGGATGAGTGGTGTTTACTGGGGGCTGACAGCAATGGATCTCATGGGACAGCTGCACCGAatgaacaaagaagaaattctggCATTCATCAAATCGTGTCAACATGAATGTGGTGGAATAAGTGCCAGCATAGGTCACGATCCTCATCTTCTGTATACCCTGAGTGCTGTCCAG ATTCTGATCTTATATGAAAGTCTCCATGTTGTTGATGTAAATAAAATCGTTGAATATGTACAGAGCTTGCAGAAAGAAGATGGATCATTTGCTGGAGACAAATGGG GAGAAATAGATACAAGGTTCTCCTTTTGTGCTGCAGCAACTCTTGCACTTCTA GGAAAACTGGATGCTATTGACGTGGGGAAAGCAGTAGAATTTGTTTTGTCCTGTATGAACTTTGATGGAGGATTTGGCTGTAGGCCAGGTTCTGAGTCACATGCAGGACAG ATCTATTGTTGCACAGGATTTCTGGCTATTACAGACCAGTTGCATCAAATAAATGTTGACTTGCTGGGTTGGTGGCTTTGTGAACGTCAGCTACCTTCTGGAGGTCTCAATGGGCGACCGGAGAAG TTACCTGATGTATGTTATTCATGGTGGGTTCTAGCATCTCTGAAGATGATTGGTAGGTTACATTGGATTGACAGAGAGAAACTGCGCTGCTTTATTTTGGCTTGCCAGGATGAGGAGACTGGAGGATTTGCTGACAGACCAGGAGATATG GTGGATCCATTTCACACTTTGTTTGGAATTGCTGGACTATCCTTGCTGGGGGAGGAGCAAATTAAGGCTGTTAATCCTGTTTTCTGTATGCCAGAAGATGTCCTTCAAAGAATAAATGTACAGCCTGAGCTTGTGAGCTAA
- the RABGGTB gene encoding geranylgeranyl transferase type-2 subunit beta isoform X2, with the protein MLQEYCMSEYLRMSGVYWGLTAMDLMGQLHRMNKEEILAFIKSCQHECGGISASIGHDPHLLYTLSAVQILILYESLHVVDVNKIVEYVQSLQKEDGSFAGDKWGEIDTRFSFCAAATLALLVKYIGCLFNLQGKLDAIDVGKAVEFVLSCMNFDGGFGCRPGSESHAGQIYCCTGFLAITDQLHQINVDLLGWWLCERQLPSGGLNGRPEKLPDVCYSWWVLASLKMIGRLHWIDREKLRCFILACQDEETGGFADRPGDMVDPFHTLFGIAGLSLLGEEQIKAVNPVFCMPEDVLQRINVQPELVS; encoded by the exons ATGCTCCAA GAGTACTGTATGTCTGAGTATTTGAGGATGAGTGGTGTTTACTGGGGGCTGACAGCAATGGATCTCATGGGACAGCTGCACCGAatgaacaaagaagaaattctggCATTCATCAAATCGTGTCAACATGAATGTGGTGGAATAAGTGCCAGCATAGGTCACGATCCTCATCTTCTGTATACCCTGAGTGCTGTCCAG ATTCTGATCTTATATGAAAGTCTCCATGTTGTTGATGTAAATAAAATCGTTGAATATGTACAGAGCTTGCAGAAAGAAGATGGATCATTTGCTGGAGACAAATGGG GAGAAATAGATACAAGGTTCTCCTTTTGTGCTGCAGCAACTCTTGCACTTCTA GTAAAATATATTGGTTGCCTTTTTAACTTGCAGGGAAAACTGGATGCTATTGACGTGGGGAAAGCAGTAGAATTTGTTTTGTCCTGTATGAACTTTGATGGAGGATTTGGCTGTAGGCCAGGTTCTGAGTCACATGCAGGACAG ATCTATTGTTGCACAGGATTTCTGGCTATTACAGACCAGTTGCATCAAATAAATGTTGACTTGCTGGGTTGGTGGCTTTGTGAACGTCAGCTACCTTCTGGAGGTCTCAATGGGCGACCGGAGAAG TTACCTGATGTATGTTATTCATGGTGGGTTCTAGCATCTCTGAAGATGATTGGTAGGTTACATTGGATTGACAGAGAGAAACTGCGCTGCTTTATTTTGGCTTGCCAGGATGAGGAGACTGGAGGATTTGCTGACAGACCAGGAGATATG GTGGATCCATTTCACACTTTGTTTGGAATTGCTGGACTATCCTTGCTGGGGGAGGAGCAAATTAAGGCTGTTAATCCTGTTTTCTGTATGCCAGAAGATGTCCTTCAAAGAATAAATGTACAGCCTGAGCTTGTGAGCTAA